In Afipia sp. GAS231, a single window of DNA contains:
- the obgE gene encoding GTPase ObgE has translation MKFLDEAKVYIRSGDGGNGCVAFRREKFIEFGGPSGGNGGRGGDVVIEVVDGLNTLIDYRYQQHFKAQKGVNGMGSDRHGANGKSIVLKVPVGTQIIDEDRETLIHDFTTLGEKFVLAEGGNGGFGNAHFKSSTNRAPRNANPGQEGEERWIWLRLKLIADAGLVGLPNAGKSTFLSVVSAAKPKIADYPFTTLHPQLGVVNAQGREFVLADIPGLIEGAHEGAGLGDRFLGHVERCRVLLHLIDATCEHAGKAYKTVRTELDAYEGDLANKIEIVALNKIDAVAPDELKKQKDRLKRAAKKTPLLVSAVTGEGVPEALKALVEVIGEAPVSLKAKGGVQQAEPWAPTNPQD, from the coding sequence ATGAAATTCCTCGATGAAGCCAAGGTCTATATCCGCTCCGGCGACGGCGGAAACGGCTGCGTGGCGTTTCGCCGCGAAAAGTTCATCGAGTTCGGCGGCCCGTCCGGCGGCAATGGCGGCCGCGGCGGCGATGTCGTGATCGAAGTGGTCGACGGGCTCAACACACTGATCGACTATCGCTATCAGCAGCACTTCAAGGCGCAGAAGGGCGTCAATGGCATGGGCAGCGACCGCCATGGGGCCAACGGCAAATCGATCGTGCTGAAAGTGCCGGTCGGCACGCAGATCATCGACGAGGATCGCGAAACGCTGATCCACGACTTCACCACGCTCGGCGAAAAGTTCGTGCTGGCCGAAGGCGGCAATGGCGGCTTCGGCAACGCGCATTTCAAATCCTCAACCAACCGCGCGCCGCGCAACGCCAATCCGGGCCAGGAAGGCGAAGAGCGCTGGATCTGGTTACGGCTGAAGCTGATCGCAGACGCCGGCCTGGTCGGCCTGCCCAACGCCGGTAAATCGACCTTCCTCTCGGTTGTCAGCGCCGCCAAGCCGAAGATCGCCGACTATCCCTTCACCACGCTGCATCCGCAGCTCGGCGTCGTGAACGCGCAGGGCCGCGAATTCGTGCTGGCCGATATTCCGGGTCTGATCGAGGGCGCGCATGAAGGCGCCGGCCTCGGCGATCGCTTTCTCGGCCATGTCGAGCGTTGCCGGGTGCTGCTGCATTTGATCGACGCCACCTGCGAACACGCCGGCAAGGCCTACAAGACGGTTCGCACCGAGCTCGACGCCTATGAAGGCGATCTCGCCAACAAGATCGAGATCGTGGCGCTGAACAAGATCGACGCGGTGGCGCCGGATGAGCTGAAGAAACAGAAGGACCGGCTGAAACGCGCCGCGAAAAAGACGCCGCTGCTGGTCTCGGCCGTGACCGGCGAAGGCGTGCCCGAAGCGCTCAAGGCGCTGGTCGAGGTGATCGGCGAAGCGCCGGTCTCACTGAAGGCCAAGGGCGGCGTCCAGCAGGCCGAGCCGTGGGCGCCGACGAACCCGCAGGACTGA
- the rplU gene encoding 50S ribosomal protein L21 translates to MFAVIKTGGRQYRVVPDDVLEVGKIAGDVGTIVQLGEVLVVGGDTPVLGLPTVAGASVAAEVLDHKRGPKVIAFKKRRRKNSRRKRGYRDEITVLRITEILTDNAKPSIGPRPKREKVAAPAPESDGDEAPKKKAPAKKAVAKKAVAKKAPAKKAAAKK, encoded by the coding sequence ATGTTCGCAGTCATCAAAACCGGCGGCCGGCAATACCGCGTCGTTCCGGATGATGTGCTCGAGGTAGGCAAGATCGCCGGCGATGTCGGTACGATCGTGCAGCTTGGCGAAGTTCTGGTGGTCGGCGGTGACACGCCGGTGCTGGGTTTGCCGACGGTTGCTGGTGCTTCGGTCGCGGCAGAAGTGCTGGACCACAAGCGCGGCCCGAAGGTGATCGCGTTCAAGAAGCGCCGCCGCAAGAATTCACGCCGCAAGCGCGGCTATCGCGACGAGATCACGGTGCTTCGCATCACCGAGATCCTGACCGACAACGCCAAGCCCTCGATCGGCCCGCGGCCGAAGCGGGAAAAGGTTGCCGCTCCCGCCCCCGAGAGCGACGGCGACGAGGCACCGAAGAAGAAGGCGCCCGCCAAAAAGGCCGTGGCCAAGAAGGCGGTTGCAAAGAAGGCTCCGGCCAAGAAGGCCGCCGCGAAAAAGTGA
- a CDS encoding ROK family protein, whose translation MAEDAVTTTGIARHGATRLPSVEVDSFNIELKDDDGFLGDRASKGAFREILDTLRKPLKKNGDDPLGKKSAEEIAKSELDAALVGDDIHASALVHGAIEEFAQELAHVTGKFLKTKAWADTERIVVGGGFRQSRVGELAIARTDIILKAEDFKVDLVPIRFHPDDAGLIGTLHLAPSWIFEAHDSILAVDIGGTNIRCGVVETRWKKAPDLSKAAVWKSELWRHANDEPTREGAVKRLVKMLKDLITASEKEGLKLAPFIGIACPGVINEDGSIEKGAQNLPGNWESSKFNLPASLVEAIPEIGGHDTAVLMHNDGVAQGLSEVPFMQDVERWGVLTIGTGLGNARFTNRRKENGNGEKAKKSKD comes from the coding sequence ATGGCAGAAGATGCGGTCACGACCACGGGCATCGCCCGTCACGGCGCCACCCGGCTGCCGTCGGTGGAGGTCGACAGCTTCAATATCGAGTTGAAGGACGACGACGGCTTTCTCGGCGACCGCGCCAGCAAGGGCGCGTTTCGCGAGATACTCGACACGTTGCGCAAGCCGCTGAAGAAAAACGGCGACGATCCCTTGGGGAAGAAATCCGCCGAGGAGATCGCCAAGAGCGAACTCGACGCGGCGCTGGTCGGCGACGATATCCATGCTTCGGCATTGGTGCATGGCGCGATCGAGGAATTCGCGCAGGAACTGGCGCATGTCACCGGGAAATTTCTCAAGACCAAGGCCTGGGCCGATACCGAGCGCATCGTGGTCGGCGGCGGTTTTCGGCAGAGCCGGGTCGGCGAACTCGCCATCGCCCGCACCGACATCATCCTCAAGGCCGAGGACTTCAAGGTCGACCTGGTGCCGATCCGTTTTCATCCCGACGATGCCGGCCTGATCGGGACGCTGCATCTGGCGCCGTCCTGGATTTTTGAAGCCCATGACAGCATTCTCGCCGTCGACATCGGCGGCACCAACATCCGCTGCGGCGTGGTTGAGACGCGCTGGAAAAAGGCGCCCGATCTTTCCAAGGCCGCGGTGTGGAAGTCCGAACTGTGGCGGCACGCCAACGACGAGCCGACACGCGAGGGCGCGGTGAAGCGGCTGGTCAAGATGCTGAAGGATCTGATCACGGCGTCCGAGAAAGAAGGCCTCAAGCTGGCGCCGTTCATCGGCATCGCCTGTCCCGGCGTCATCAACGAGGACGGTTCGATCGAGAAGGGCGCGCAGAATCTGCCGGGCAACTGGGAGAGCAGCAAATTCAATCTGCCGGCGAGCCTGGTGGAAGCCATCCCCGAGATCGGCGGTCACGACACCGCGGTGCTGATGCACAATGACGGCGTGGCGCAGGGCCTTTCCGAAGTTCCGTTCATGCAGGATGTCGAGCGCTGGGGCGTGCTGACCATCGGCACCGGCCTCGGCAACGCGCGCTTTACCAATCGCCGCAAGGAAAACGGCAATGGCGAGAAGGCGAAGAAGAGCAAGGATTAG
- a CDS encoding alpha/beta fold hydrolase — MEHLTVQANHAAFHVARIGAGQPLLLLHGWPEFWLSWEPVMTRLADRFTLYAPDLRGFGDSDKPDAPHGPDQHAADMLALMDALDLKQAGVVGHDVGGGLMQPMARSAPDRIAGLFFFDFLYPGIGPRMAEPERLNNIWYQSFNQLDIAPVLIGASRESCRAYFGYLLKHWSHRKHAFDDALETWVDNFLKPGNLAGGFAYYRAAHAGRIRMLKGEAPQLAPIDVPTCVRWAEHDPLFPYAWTDRLGETFSNLDLAVFPDVGHFPHREDPDRAAREIAAFFTRIGWV, encoded by the coding sequence ATGGAGCATTTGACGGTTCAGGCCAACCATGCGGCATTCCATGTCGCCCGGATCGGGGCCGGGCAGCCGCTGTTATTGCTGCACGGATGGCCGGAATTCTGGCTGAGCTGGGAGCCTGTCATGACGCGGCTGGCCGATCGCTTCACGCTGTACGCCCCGGACCTGCGCGGTTTCGGCGACAGCGACAAGCCGGACGCCCCGCATGGCCCGGACCAGCATGCCGCCGACATGCTGGCGCTGATGGACGCGCTCGACCTCAAGCAGGCGGGCGTGGTCGGCCATGACGTCGGCGGCGGGCTGATGCAGCCGATGGCGCGAAGCGCGCCGGACCGCATCGCCGGATTGTTCTTCTTCGATTTCCTTTATCCCGGCATCGGGCCGCGCATGGCCGAGCCGGAGCGGCTGAACAACATCTGGTACCAGTCGTTCAACCAGCTCGATATCGCCCCGGTTCTGATCGGCGCGTCGCGCGAAAGTTGCCGCGCCTATTTCGGTTATCTTCTGAAACACTGGAGCCATCGCAAGCACGCCTTCGACGACGCGCTCGAAACCTGGGTCGATAATTTTCTCAAACCCGGCAACCTCGCCGGCGGCTTCGCCTATTATCGCGCAGCCCACGCGGGTCGGATCCGGATGCTGAAGGGTGAAGCGCCGCAACTGGCGCCGATCGATGTGCCGACCTGCGTTCGCTGGGCCGAACACGATCCGCTGTTTCCCTATGCCTGGACCGACCGGCTCGGCGAGACGTTTTCAAATCTCGATCTCGCTGTCTTTCCCGACGTCGGACACTTTCCGCATCGCGAGGACCCCGATCGCGCGGCGCGCGAGATCGCAGCGTTTTTCACGCGCATCGGCTGGGTTTGA
- a CDS encoding DMT family transporter, producing the protein MSLFAKLSTYDERSARLAGIGLMLLSIFMFSFGDALGKFMVATYSVGQLLWLRACAALLVLLPMMWKQRAEFGRLERPWLQLLRVTLSTLEVAAFFLATVYLPLADVITYYLASPIFVTALSGIVLGEHVGWRRWTAILVGFCGVLIAMRPSAQTVSWPAMIALGGSISFAFLMLITRSLRATPDIVLASSQFGGTFLLGALLSPIGWVTPSLGSLGLFATAGLISVAALLCVNRSLKLAPASVVVPYQYSMIVWAVIFGFVVWGDVPSRATLIGAAIIIGAGLYIFLREQKLGRQEAVVNPPA; encoded by the coding sequence ATGAGTCTGTTCGCCAAACTATCGACCTACGACGAGCGTTCCGCGCGGCTGGCCGGCATCGGCCTGATGCTGCTGTCGATCTTCATGTTCTCGTTCGGCGATGCACTCGGCAAGTTCATGGTCGCGACCTATTCGGTCGGGCAGTTGCTGTGGCTGCGCGCCTGTGCGGCGCTATTGGTGCTGTTGCCGATGATGTGGAAGCAGCGCGCCGAATTCGGCCGCCTCGAACGGCCGTGGCTGCAACTGCTCCGCGTCACGCTGTCCACGCTCGAGGTTGCCGCGTTCTTTCTCGCGACCGTCTATCTGCCGCTCGCCGACGTCATCACCTACTACCTGGCGTCGCCGATTTTCGTCACCGCGCTGTCGGGGATCGTGCTCGGCGAGCACGTCGGCTGGCGGCGCTGGACGGCGATCCTGGTCGGGTTTTGCGGCGTGCTGATTGCGATGCGTCCCTCGGCGCAGACGGTGAGCTGGCCGGCGATGATCGCGCTCGGCGGCAGCATCTCGTTCGCCTTCCTGATGCTGATCACGCGCTCGCTGCGGGCGACGCCGGATATCGTGCTGGCGTCGTCGCAATTCGGCGGCACCTTCCTGCTCGGTGCGCTGCTGTCGCCGATCGGCTGGGTGACGCCGTCGCTCGGCAGCCTCGGCCTGTTCGCCACCGCCGGGCTGATTTCGGTGGCCGCGCTATTATGCGTCAACCGTTCGCTGAAACTGGCGCCGGCCAGCGTCGTGGTGCCCTATCAATATTCGATGATCGTCTGGGCGGTGATCTTCGGTTTCGTGGTGTGGGGCGACGTGCCGTCACGCGCCACGCTGATCGGCGCCGCGATCATCATCGGCGCCGGGCTCTACATCTTCCTGCGCGAGCAGAAGCTCGGGCGGCAGGAAGCGGTGGTCAATCCGCCGGCGTAA
- the rpmA gene encoding 50S ribosomal protein L27, translating to MAHKKAGGSSRNGRDSAGKRLGIKAYGGERVIPGNIIARQRGTTWHPGLNVGMGTDHTLFAKVEGHVEFRAKGNGRTFVSVVPMAEAAE from the coding sequence ATGGCTCACAAAAAAGCAGGCGGTTCATCGCGGAACGGACGCGATTCAGCGGGCAAGCGCCTTGGCATCAAGGCCTATGGCGGCGAGCGCGTGATTCCCGGCAACATCATTGCGCGTCAGCGCGGCACCACCTGGCATCCCGGCCTTAATGTCGGCATGGGCACTGACCATACTCTCTTCGCCAAGGTCGAAGGCCACGTCGAGTTTCGCGCAAAAGGTAATGGTCGCACGTTCGTATCGGTGGTTCCGATGGCGGAGGCGGCCGAATAG
- a CDS encoding MaoC family dehydratase, producing MTDFDPAQHRMVSEQRWFEDFVLGERFVIPSRTQTSAVFAAFQTASGDTHPIHYDVEYCRARGMPDLLAHGFQTLVHTAPGAGLFPYIVEESLVGFLEQSSKFLKPVYAGDTIYPALEVIELVGGRTTGVVTLRSTVFNQRKELVLEGTQKFLIRRRATS from the coding sequence ATGACCGACTTCGATCCCGCCCAGCATCGCATGGTGAGCGAACAGCGCTGGTTCGAAGACTTTGTCCTCGGCGAGCGCTTCGTGATTCCGAGCCGGACCCAGACCTCGGCGGTGTTCGCCGCGTTCCAGACCGCCAGCGGCGATACCCATCCGATCCATTACGATGTCGAATATTGCCGCGCCCGCGGCATGCCGGACCTGCTCGCGCATGGTTTCCAGACCCTGGTTCACACCGCGCCGGGCGCCGGGCTGTTTCCCTATATCGTCGAGGAATCGCTGGTCGGCTTTCTCGAACAGTCGAGCAAGTTCTTAAAGCCGGTCTATGCCGGCGACACCATCTATCCCGCGCTCGAAGTGATCGAGCTGGTGGGTGGCCGCACGACCGGCGTGGTGACGCTGCGCTCGACCGTGTTCAACCAGCGCAAGGAGCTGGTGCTGGAGGGGACGCAGAAGTTTTTGATCCGCCGAAGGGCGACATCATAG
- a CDS encoding GNAT family N-acetyltransferase, translating into MLQDIPTPALREAGSCVLETERLALRRPTLADVKAIAYLANDRRIAENSRRLPHPYLQDHAVEFVRAMAADRRETVFLIEHTHSPIGMVGIDWREQSAPELGYWLGVEHWGRGFGTEAARAVIDFFFEEFDAEHLVSGARVANPSSRNILEKCGFQWSGVELHRFEALGSSTPVDCFRLSRSVWSSLKNWGSSTRKER; encoded by the coding sequence ATGTTGCAGGACATCCCCACCCCGGCCTTGCGTGAGGCAGGTAGCTGCGTCCTCGAGACCGAACGGCTGGCGTTGCGCCGGCCCACCCTCGCGGACGTAAAAGCGATCGCGTATCTCGCCAATGATCGCCGCATTGCCGAAAACAGCCGCCGGCTGCCGCACCCCTATTTGCAGGATCATGCCGTCGAATTCGTGCGCGCGATGGCGGCGGACCGGCGCGAGACCGTGTTCCTGATCGAGCACACGCATTCGCCGATCGGCATGGTCGGCATCGACTGGCGCGAACAAAGCGCGCCGGAACTCGGCTATTGGCTCGGTGTCGAGCATTGGGGCCGCGGTTTCGGCACCGAAGCCGCACGCGCGGTCATCGATTTCTTCTTCGAGGAGTTCGACGCCGAGCACCTGGTCTCGGGCGCACGGGTCGCCAACCCGTCCTCGCGCAACATCCTGGAGAAGTGCGGCTTTCAGTGGAGCGGCGTCGAGCTGCACCGCTTCGAGGCGCTGGGATCCTCGACCCCGGTCGACTGCTTCCGGCTGTCGCGCAGCGTATGGTCGTCGCTGAAAAACTGGGGAAGCTCGACGCGGAAAGAGCGGTAA
- a CDS encoding nuclear transport factor 2 family protein has product MAASSEPGNENSLVQTVLNAFDTLFNKRDYAAAERLWSPRYIQHSAHIAPGREGLFDLVKSLPATLRYENHIAAATGDFVILHGRFSGHGLPAAWVVADIVRMENDVLAEHWDVIQDEATREQSLSGLPMFGDKFPG; this is encoded by the coding sequence ATGGCCGCCTCATCCGAACCGGGCAACGAAAACAGCCTCGTTCAAACCGTCCTGAACGCGTTCGATACGCTTTTCAACAAGCGCGACTACGCTGCCGCCGAGCGTTTGTGGTCTCCGCGTTACATCCAGCACAGCGCACATATTGCGCCCGGCCGCGAAGGGCTGTTCGACCTGGTCAAGTCTTTGCCCGCGACGCTGCGCTATGAGAACCACATCGCAGCCGCGACCGGTGACTTCGTCATTCTGCACGGGCGGTTCAGCGGTCACGGCCTGCCGGCGGCGTGGGTCGTCGCTGATATCGTGCGCATGGAGAATGATGTGCTTGCGGAGCACTGGGATGTCATCCAGGACGAGGCCACGCGGGAGCAATCGCTCAGCGGTCTGCCGATGTTCGGCGACAAATTCCCGGGCTGA